CTTGAGAGATGCTGTTAACCTGATCTCTTACCTTGCGATCAAGGTCACTGCTTGAACCCCGCCAATCAAGCTGTTGAGTTTTACTCTCTGCCAAATACCCCTGTAGCTTGGCTAACCGAACATCCAGATTCTGTAAAAACAACTCGAACTCTTTTTGTCCTTTGCCAACGGCTGAAATCACTAAATTGGCGACATCATCAATCGTGGGGCCCAACTCATACCAGTTCAATCCATTACTAATGGTGTTTTGAATTTTCTCTGCTGTGGGCTCGGCATTAGGGGGGATAGTTAACTGCTTGATCAGGTTACTGAGCGCAGCACTGACATGACCCGATATGGCAGAGAAACCCGGCATATACTCGCCTTCCACGCTTCCTGCGGTAATATCAAGATCGGTAGCATCAGACGTTTCGATTGATGGATGGTCCTGCTCGGTCAATGATGAACGGCTGTTATCGGTCTCGTCACTGGGTGAGTGCTTAGAACCAAATAATCGTCGCAGAATACCGTTTTTGTTTTCGTGCCCCATCATTTCAAACTGCTGTTTAAGAGCATCTTCTTGCAGGTGGGCGTATTGCATTAGCAGATTAGGGTAGTCTCTTAGGTTACTCTTTTGCCCCTTTATCTCTTTTAACAACTGTTTCAGCTGCTTTTTCTGCTTGCGTTCAAGTTCGAGCTCGAGCAACTGGTTCACCAAACTTTCAATGGCATCCAGTAGCATTCCTGTTCGCTCTGACTTCTGCTCATCAAGTGCCAGAACCGCCGCCTCGACCTTCTGTAACCGACTGGTAAGCTCACTCTTGCTCGGCGCACCTTTTCTCAGCTGATCGCGAAGGGAAGAGAGTTCACTGTCTAGGTCTTCATTCAAACCGTCTGCTGCCAAACTCACTCTGACCAGTAAGCGCTGCAAAAGATCAACTTGGTCTTGAAACGACTTCTCTTGTTGTTCTAGCTCTTCCGCTTGAGCGAAGCACTTATCCTTCCATCGTTTTAGATCACTACTGGCGGTTTTTGATCCTGACATGAGCACCTAATCCCATTTATTGTTATTTGTTGACGCTAACGTATCCGTACAAGTATAGCCTATTTCACAGTGCTGTTTTCAATCTCGCAGATCAGTTTTGGTATTTCACTCAAACAGTTAGCAACCGCACTCGGAGTTGTTGGCGCTTCGCTAATGGACTCCTCAGTACTCGCTTCACAGGCTATACCCTCACGCCAAGGTAAGGCATCAAAGTTGACCCAAATCGTATGCAAACCAGCACGATAAGCCCCCATAATATCTTGCTCAGGATGATCGCCAATATGGATAACCTCATCAGCGCGCACCTTGGCTCTTTCTAGGGCAGCATAGAACATATCAGGGTGGGGTTTTTGTCTGCCAATTTCATCTGCAGATAGCGCAAAGTTAAAATATCGATCCAGCCCGATAATCGACACATCAGCATTACCGTTGGTTAATGCGGCCATTTGGTATCTTTGACTCAAACCTTGCAGCAAACGTTCTGCATGCTCAAATAACGTTACCTGCTGCCGAGCAGCGTGAAATACATCAAAGGCTTGCTTTGCTTGTTGGTAAGCAATAGCCTCATCATACCCACTATCCAACATCGCTCTTCTTAGTGCTTCAAGTCGAAGTGCACTCACTCGATGAAGCAGTTCAGGATTATCTGCTGCAATAGCCGCTTTATAATCACCCATTGCCTTAATATTATAACGAGAAGCCATCTCTGGGCAGTTTTCTTGCAACCATTGATAGAGCACTTTTTCGGCATTAATAAGCACCGGATCGGCGTTCCATAATGTATTGTCTAGATCAAAGGTGATGAGTTTAATCATAATAGTATTGGTAACCCTGGTAAAAGTTCATCCATTACAGCTATTGGGACAATTATTGGGACAATGAATAAGTGAGGATAACGCAAAAGAGAAGGTTTTATTAAGACAAAAAGCAAAACCTGCCATTGCTAGGGTCAGCTTTTCGTGGAAGTTCATCAATTAAAGGGGGAGAAGCTACTCTCAAGAGTAGCTTTAGCAAATACTTACTAGTTAAACAGCAAGAGCTCTAATCGAGCAACGAGGCAACACTCTCAGCCTTGGAGCCGGCCTTTTCTCGTTGCAGTAAGGGTGGCAGCAGGCGGATTAGTGTGTCGCTAATATATGATAGAAACAACGACCCCATGCCACTTTCAAAGTAGTCTTGCCCTTTACTGCCAAGGCTAAACATTCCTAGCACCTCTGTGCCTCGTAACGGTATGACCGCCGCTGAGGATATATCTGCACTGTTATCAGGAAATAGACACTGTAACTGGTCGGCAGTAAAACGCCCACAAACCGCACGTCTACTCTCTATTAACGTACCCAAAACGGTTTCGGCTTCAATCTGAGAAACCATCTGAACATTACTAACCGGATACTCAACTCGATCACCAAACAATAGTAGACTGCAATGCTCCAACCCAAAATCATTATGCACGCTATCTTCAACGACAATAATCACTTCATCCAGGCTTTGAGCCTCAAGCAGGTTCATCAATAGACGCTTGCTCTTATCAAAAAACTGATCGTTCTGCTTAGCAATATCTATCAAGTCTGCCAACTCTCGCTGAAGGTCATCTCGCTGTTCTCGAAATAGGTGAACCTGTCGTTCAGCTAAAGATATTGCCTTTCCACTTTGGTGAGGCAGTTTTATCTCTTTAAGTAAATACTCATTATTTGTAAAAAACTCTGAGTGGGTTCGGAGATATTCAACAACTTGTTGCTCAGTGATCTCTTGCGGGTTCTCAGAAGTGACTACCTTATCTGTCATTGAAACGTGACTCCAATACCATTACTTTTTAATTATTATCTGTTGCGCAACTGTTACATGGTGCTTAAACACGCACCTGACCTTCAAACACTTTAGTGGCAGGGCCTTTCATCATCACCGAGTGGCCTTCGCCCAACCATTCTATTTGTAGATTTCCGCCCGGTAGCTTCACCTCAACACTGGCATCTAACAAACCTCTCAGTTGCCCTGCAACCACCGCTGCACAAGCACCGGTGCCACAAGCCATAGTCTCGCCTACACCCCGCTCATACACTCGAAGGTGCACAAAGCGGCGGTGGATAATCTCCATAAAGCCCACATTAACCCTGTTTGGAAATCGCTCGTGGCTTTCTAACAACGGACCCAGTGTTTCAACTGGCGCGGTTTTAATGTCATCAGTTAACAATACACAGTGTGGGTTACCCATTGATACAGCACTGGCAATTA
This genomic window from Alkalimarinus sediminis contains:
- a CDS encoding DUF484 family protein, which translates into the protein MTDKVVTSENPQEITEQQVVEYLRTHSEFFTNNEYLLKEIKLPHQSGKAISLAERQVHLFREQRDDLQRELADLIDIAKQNDQFFDKSKRLLMNLLEAQSLDEVIIVVEDSVHNDFGLEHCSLLLFGDRVEYPVSNVQMVSQIEAETVLGTLIESRRAVCGRFTADQLQCLFPDNSADISSAAVIPLRGTEVLGMFSLGSKGQDYFESGMGSLFLSYISDTLIRLLPPLLQREKAGSKAESVASLLD
- a CDS encoding GGDEF domain-containing protein, which produces MSGSKTASSDLKRWKDKCFAQAEELEQQEKSFQDQVDLLQRLLVRVSLAADGLNEDLDSELSSLRDQLRKGAPSKSELTSRLQKVEAAVLALDEQKSERTGMLLDAIESLVNQLLELELERKQKKQLKQLLKEIKGQKSNLRDYPNLLMQYAHLQEDALKQQFEMMGHENKNGILRRLFGSKHSPSDETDNSRSSLTEQDHPSIETSDATDLDITAGSVEGEYMPGFSAISGHVSAALSNLIKQLTIPPNAEPTAEKIQNTISNGLNWYELGPTIDDVANLVISAVGKGQKEFELFLQNLDVRLAKLQGYLAESKTQQLDWRGSSSDLDRKVRDQVNSISQEVRDANDIDHLKVSVTSHIESIIASMDDFVASEDTRIEEMNKQMEAMQHRLIAMETEAGEIRARLKVERAKALTDVLTGLANREAYEERISMEFERWKRYRQPAAIVVADIDLFKRVNDDYGHLAGDKVIQIIAKELSKRIRKTDFVARYGGEEFVIIMPETTLEAAVPVMEKTREMISRLPFHFRDERVQITMSFGIAPFQDKHSSDELFELADKALYKAKENGRNRVEVAEGETST
- a CDS encoding HAD family hydrolase — its product is MIKLITFDLDNTLWNADPVLINAEKVLYQWLQENCPEMASRYNIKAMGDYKAAIAADNPELLHRVSALRLEALRRAMLDSGYDEAIAYQQAKQAFDVFHAARQQVTLFEHAERLLQGLSQRYQMAALTNGNADVSIIGLDRYFNFALSADEIGRQKPHPDMFYAALERAKVRADEVIHIGDHPEQDIMGAYRAGLHTIWVNFDALPWREGIACEASTEESISEAPTTPSAVANCLSEIPKLICEIENSTVK